The following are encoded together in the Kribbella voronezhensis genome:
- the pdxY gene encoding pyridoxal kinase PdxY: MKILSIQSAVAFGHVGNSAAVFPLQRIGVEVLPVYTVNFSNHTGYGAWRGPMISPDDVREVLLGIEDRGVLPQIDVILSGYQGGEGIADVILETVQRVKAANPAAVYSCDPVMGNAKSGCFVAPAIPVLLRDRVVPAADIITPNQFELGFLTGTEPDTLESTLASVELVRATGPRTVLVTSVERPDREDGTIEMLAVDDSGAWLVQTPYIPMKANGSGDVTAALFTAHYRRTGDLAEALARTTSSVFELLTRTHESGERELQLVESQDAYADPPMQFKPRRVA; encoded by the coding sequence CGAGGTGCTGCCCGTGTACACGGTCAACTTCTCGAACCACACCGGCTACGGAGCGTGGCGCGGACCGATGATCAGCCCGGACGACGTCCGCGAGGTGCTGCTGGGCATCGAGGACCGTGGAGTCCTTCCGCAGATCGACGTGATTCTCTCCGGCTACCAAGGTGGCGAGGGGATCGCCGACGTCATCCTCGAAACGGTGCAGCGGGTCAAGGCCGCGAATCCCGCGGCGGTGTACTCCTGCGATCCGGTGATGGGGAACGCGAAGAGCGGGTGCTTCGTTGCTCCGGCCATCCCTGTGCTGCTGCGCGATCGGGTGGTGCCGGCGGCCGACATCATCACGCCCAACCAGTTCGAGCTGGGTTTCCTGACCGGCACCGAGCCGGACACTCTCGAGTCCACGCTGGCCTCGGTGGAGCTGGTGCGCGCGACCGGGCCGCGCACGGTGCTCGTCACCAGCGTCGAGCGACCCGACCGCGAGGACGGCACGATCGAGATGCTCGCCGTCGACGACAGCGGCGCGTGGCTCGTGCAGACGCCGTACATCCCGATGAAGGCGAACGGTTCGGGCGACGTGACGGCCGCGCTCTTCACGGCCCACTACCGTCGTACGGGCGACCTTGCGGAGGCACTCGCCCGGACGACCTCGAGCGTGTTCGAGCTGCTCACGCGCACGCACGAGTCGGGTGAGCGCGAGTTGCAGCTCGTCGAGTCACAGGACGCGTACGCCGACCCGCCGATGCAGTTCAAGCCACGCCGCGTCGCCTGA
- a CDS encoding VOC family protein → MTTNKVNPIPAGYHSLTPYLAVNDGPKAIEFYQQVFGAEVISRQDMPDGRVGQAELKIGNSMLQLSDEMPQIGLRAPNGEWVHSSLVHYTEDVDATFARAIEAGARQVEAVQTFMTGDRFGTVIDPFGHRWAILTKVEDVSPEEADRRVKEWLASNPEGLD, encoded by the coding sequence ATGACGACGAACAAGGTGAACCCCATCCCGGCCGGCTACCACTCGCTCACCCCGTACCTCGCGGTCAACGACGGCCCGAAGGCGATCGAGTTCTACCAGCAGGTGTTCGGAGCCGAGGTGATCAGCCGGCAGGACATGCCCGACGGCCGGGTCGGCCAGGCGGAGCTGAAGATCGGCAACTCGATGCTGCAGCTGAGTGACGAGATGCCGCAGATCGGACTGCGGGCGCCGAACGGCGAGTGGGTGCACTCGTCGCTGGTGCACTACACCGAGGACGTGGACGCCACCTTCGCCCGGGCGATCGAGGCCGGGGCGCGGCAGGTGGAGGCGGTCCAGACGTTCATGACCGGCGACCGGTTCGGCACGGTGATCGACCCGTTCGGCCACCGCTGGGCGATCCTCACCAAGGTCGAGGACGTCTCGCCGGAAGAAGCCGACCGCCGGGTGAAGGAGTGGCTGGCCTCGAACCCCGAGGGCCTCGACTGA
- a CDS encoding adenylosuccinate synthase produces the protein MPAIVLVGAQWGDEGKGKATDLLGNTGAEIDYVVKFNGGNNAGHTVVIGTEKYALHLLPSGILTPGVTPVIGNGVVVDLSVLFEELDALNARGVDTSRLVVSANAHLIPPYNRTLDKVAERFLGSRKIGTTGRGIGPTYADKMNRIGIRVQDLYDEKILEQKVTGALEQKNQLLVKVYNRRAVEIAEVMDELLGYAERLRPMVADTSLLLGQALDAGKTVLMEAGQATLLDVDHGTYPFVTSSNAISAGACTGSGIPPTRIDRVMAVVKAYTTRVGEGPFPTELLDADGEWLRQQGFEFGTTTGRPRRCGWYDAVIARYAARVNGVTDFVLTKLDTLTGREKIPVCVAYDVNGVRHDEMPMTQTDFHHATPVYEEFDGWSEDITGCRTFEDLPKNAQTYVKAVEAISGAPISAVGVGPERSQMVILDNRI, from the coding sequence ATGCCCGCAATCGTGCTCGTCGGCGCCCAGTGGGGCGATGAGGGCAAAGGCAAGGCGACCGACCTGCTCGGCAACACCGGGGCCGAGATCGACTACGTGGTGAAGTTCAACGGCGGTAACAACGCCGGCCACACGGTGGTGATCGGCACCGAGAAGTACGCGCTGCACCTGCTGCCGAGCGGGATCCTGACCCCCGGGGTGACCCCGGTGATCGGCAACGGGGTGGTGGTCGATCTCAGCGTGCTGTTCGAGGAGCTGGACGCGCTGAACGCCCGTGGGGTCGACACGAGCCGGCTGGTGGTCAGCGCGAACGCGCACCTGATCCCGCCGTACAACCGGACCCTGGACAAGGTGGCCGAGCGGTTCCTGGGGAGCCGCAAGATCGGCACCACCGGGCGCGGCATCGGCCCGACGTACGCGGACAAGATGAACCGGATCGGCATCCGGGTCCAGGACCTCTACGACGAGAAGATCCTGGAGCAGAAGGTCACCGGCGCGCTGGAGCAGAAGAACCAGCTGCTGGTGAAGGTCTACAACCGCCGCGCGGTCGAGATCGCCGAGGTGATGGACGAACTGCTCGGGTACGCCGAACGCCTGCGTCCCATGGTCGCCGACACGAGCCTGCTGCTCGGCCAGGCCCTGGACGCGGGCAAGACCGTGCTGATGGAGGCCGGCCAGGCGACCCTGCTGGACGTCGACCACGGCACCTACCCGTTCGTCACCTCGTCGAACGCGATCTCGGCGGGCGCCTGCACCGGCTCCGGCATCCCGCCGACCCGGATCGACCGCGTGATGGCGGTCGTCAAGGCGTACACGACCCGCGTCGGCGAGGGTCCGTTCCCGACCGAACTGCTCGACGCGGACGGTGAGTGGCTGCGCCAGCAGGGCTTCGAGTTCGGTACGACGACCGGCCGGCCGCGTCGCTGCGGCTGGTACGACGCGGTGATCGCCCGGTACGCCGCTCGCGTCAACGGCGTCACCGACTTCGTGCTCACCAAGCTGGACACGTTGACCGGGCGGGAGAAGATCCCGGTCTGCGTCGCGTACGACGTGAACGGGGTCCGGCACGACGAGATGCCGATGACGCAGACCGACTTCCACCACGCGACGCCGGTCTACGAGGAGTTCGACGGCTGGTCCGAGGACATCACCGGCTGCCGGACGTTCGAGGATCTGCCGAAGAACGCGCAGACCTACGTCAAGGCGGTCGAGGCGATCAGCGGCGCGCCGATCTCCGCGGTCGGCGTCGGCCCGGAGCGCTCCCAGATGGTGATCCTCGACAACCGGATCTGA